A genomic region of Thermoplasmataceae archaeon contains the following coding sequences:
- the pyrB gene encoding aspartate carbamoyltransferase gives MLKNRSIVSIDDVDSSDLSEVFSVADRMLAALESRKKLEILTGKIMATLFYEPSTRTRLSFESSMHRLGGSVISVSDVKSSSVAKGETLADTIRMAESYSDVIVIRHPLEGAARLASKFSSKPVINAGDGSGQHPTQTLLDLYTIKRHFGKIDGLNIAMVGDLRYGRTVHSLLLALSNFDVEVTLISPAVLKMPDHIRERLSKKVKITTEENLEKGIDEHDVFYVTRIQKERFTDQNEYNSVIGLYSIDSETVKKMKQNSIIMHPLPRIDEIKAEVDFLPNAMYFKQAYYGVPVRMALLSMILE, from the coding sequence ATGTTGAAAAATAGAAGCATAGTTTCCATTGATGATGTTGACTCATCTGATTTGAGCGAGGTTTTTTCAGTAGCCGACAGAATGCTGGCTGCGTTGGAATCAAGAAAAAAGCTCGAAATACTGACGGGAAAGATTATGGCGACCCTTTTTTATGAACCCAGCACTAGAACGCGCTTATCGTTTGAATCGTCCATGCACAGACTTGGTGGTTCTGTAATTAGCGTTTCAGACGTCAAATCATCTTCGGTAGCTAAGGGGGAGACCCTTGCAGACACCATAAGAATGGCCGAATCATACTCTGATGTAATTGTCATAAGGCATCCTCTTGAAGGGGCTGCGAGACTTGCCTCAAAATTTTCGTCCAAACCGGTTATCAATGCCGGTGACGGGTCAGGGCAGCATCCTACACAGACTCTTCTCGATCTGTATACAATTAAGAGGCACTTCGGCAAGATCGACGGACTGAATATAGCAATGGTTGGAGATCTCCGCTATGGGAGGACGGTGCACTCACTTCTTCTGGCACTTTCAAACTTTGATGTTGAGGTTACCCTTATTTCTCCCGCTGTTCTTAAAATGCCCGATCATATTAGAGAAAGACTCAGTAAAAAGGTCAAAATCACAACAGAAGAGAACCTTGAAAAGGGGATAGATGAACACGACGTTTTCTATGTAACAAGGATTCAGAAAGAAAGATTCACTGATCAGAACGAGTACAACAGTGTTATAGGGTTATACTCGATAGATAGTGAAACTGTGAAAAAAATGAAGCAGAACTCAATAATAATGCACCCCTTACCAAGGATAGATGAAATAAAGGCGGAAGTGGATTTTCTGCCGAATGCAATGTATTTCAAACAAGCTTACTACGGCGTGCCGGTCAGAATGGCATTGCTTTCCATGATCCTGGAGTGA
- the pyrI gene encoding aspartate carbamoyltransferase regulatory subunit encodes MEQTLKVSKIKDGTVIDHVPAGKALRVVSILKIENNPDVSTTIAMRVPSNKLGKKDVIKVENKFLSRDDLDRISLVAPAATISIVKNYEITDKFTVKLTGNVVGIVKCQNQICITNQKEPVNSEFSVVSENPLVLRCLYCERNMVEKDIITQL; translated from the coding sequence ATGGAACAGACACTAAAAGTATCAAAAATAAAAGACGGGACTGTAATAGACCATGTTCCGGCTGGAAAAGCACTGAGGGTTGTCTCCATTTTGAAGATAGAAAACAACCCTGACGTATCCACCACCATAGCTATGAGGGTCCCAAGCAACAAACTTGGAAAGAAAGACGTCATAAAAGTGGAGAACAAATTCCTGAGTAGAGACGATCTTGATAGAATATCTCTGGTAGCACCTGCAGCAACTATTAGCATAGTCAAAAACTATGAGATAACCGATAAATTCACGGTGAAACTCACCGGAAACGTTGTTGGCATTGTTAAGTGCCAGAATCAGATTTGTATTACTAACCAGAAAGAACCCGTAAATAGTGAATTTTCCGTTGTATCAGAGAATCCACTGGTGCTGAGGTGCCTTTACTGCGAAAGGAATATGGTGGAAAAAGATATAATAACCCAGTTGTAA
- the purL gene encoding phosphoribosylformylglycinamidine synthase subunit PurL: MREPATVNGGTEIVKLLETGNDYLESLSSGLSLSLSRDEMIMLRHYFSDLGRNPTMLEIQAMAQAWSEHCCYKSSKLYLKKFLSGLKTDYTILAMEDDAGVVEFDDEHAYVVKMESHNHPSAIEPYGGAATGVGGIIRDILCMGAQPIALLDSIYLGDINDASKNDHGLTQRFTFDGIVGGIRDYGNRVGIPNVAGSVEFHKSYNNNPIVNAGCVGIARKENIIRSKIEKVGDILILAGGRTGRDGIHGVNFASVQISEKESNKRAVQLGNPIIKEPLIHAVLESVEEGLVDGMKDLGGGGLSSSVGEMCYAGGTSAEIHLENVLLKESDMKPWEIWISESQERMLLAIDPKNIEKISRIFRKWDIEFSEIGKVKAGTNLVIYHNGSLELDLSLPFLTSGPIYARPFKTRSIDKKESTIPKEPIEYGDFLLHMIKNPNACARFPVVRQYDFTVRGNTIMKPFAGMPNHETHSDCAVIKPVEESMRGLALSVGTGGRSVSLNPYNGTMAVLAEGYRNVLVSGSRPHSIVDSLNFGNPEDMEAMGEFVESVRAIGDFCRKFSLPVVAGNVSLYNGSSSSHIIPTPTIMVSGIADDVGKLVSPEFKSADHLIILIGNSPPDLSGSLYLHYLGVRSNDYPPVDLDELKSIAAGFHKAFKGGLIKAAHDVSSGGVAMALLEMAFGKGIGFSVDLSEISNGRFSQKLFSEIGNRLLVEVDQKDLKKLQECFEDVRLAVVGKTGSKNVKFEDSGIVYIDYDLETFRNAWEHGLDDFI, translated from the coding sequence ATGCGGGAACCAGCCACTGTTAATGGAGGGACAGAGATCGTAAAGCTCCTTGAAACCGGAAACGATTATCTGGAAAGCCTGAGTTCAGGTCTTTCACTTTCACTCAGCAGAGATGAGATGATAATGCTTAGACATTATTTTTCAGATCTGGGTCGCAACCCGACAATGCTTGAGATTCAGGCAATGGCCCAGGCATGGAGCGAACACTGCTGCTATAAATCCTCAAAACTCTACCTCAAGAAATTTCTTTCTGGTCTGAAGACTGACTATACTATCCTCGCCATGGAAGACGATGCCGGCGTTGTAGAATTTGACGACGAGCACGCGTACGTTGTCAAGATGGAAAGCCACAATCATCCAAGTGCGATCGAACCTTATGGAGGTGCAGCAACAGGGGTCGGAGGCATCATAAGAGATATTCTCTGCATGGGAGCTCAACCCATTGCATTGCTTGATTCTATTTATCTTGGAGATATCAATGATGCCTCGAAGAATGATCACGGCCTGACTCAGAGATTCACATTTGATGGAATTGTCGGAGGAATCAGAGACTACGGAAACAGGGTTGGAATACCTAACGTCGCCGGCTCCGTCGAGTTTCATAAGTCATACAATAACAACCCAATTGTGAATGCTGGCTGCGTTGGAATAGCTAGAAAGGAGAACATAATCAGAAGCAAAATAGAGAAGGTTGGGGATATACTTATCCTTGCGGGAGGGAGGACAGGAAGAGACGGTATTCATGGGGTTAATTTTGCCTCAGTCCAGATTAGTGAGAAAGAATCCAACAAACGAGCTGTCCAATTGGGAAATCCCATAATCAAAGAACCGCTCATACATGCCGTCCTTGAATCAGTAGAAGAGGGGCTCGTAGATGGCATGAAGGACCTTGGTGGGGGTGGACTTTCCAGCTCTGTTGGTGAAATGTGCTATGCTGGTGGGACATCAGCCGAAATTCATCTTGAGAATGTCCTCCTCAAGGAGTCGGACATGAAGCCATGGGAAATCTGGATAAGCGAGAGCCAAGAGAGGATGCTATTGGCTATAGATCCAAAGAATATAGAAAAAATTTCCAGAATTTTCCGGAAGTGGGACATAGAATTTTCTGAGATCGGTAAAGTAAAGGCGGGCACTAACCTTGTAATATATCATAACGGTTCCCTTGAACTTGATCTAAGTCTTCCATTCCTCACGTCAGGACCGATCTATGCCAGACCGTTTAAAACAAGATCGATTGACAAGAAGGAAAGTACGATACCAAAAGAACCAATCGAATATGGAGATTTCCTGCTGCATATGATAAAGAACCCAAACGCCTGCGCCCGCTTTCCGGTGGTAAGGCAGTATGATTTTACAGTGAGGGGAAATACTATAATGAAGCCTTTTGCTGGAATGCCAAACCATGAAACTCACTCTGATTGTGCTGTAATCAAGCCAGTAGAGGAGAGCATGCGTGGCCTCGCCCTTTCAGTAGGAACAGGTGGACGAAGCGTCTCTTTAAATCCATATAATGGCACAATGGCAGTGCTCGCCGAGGGATACAGGAACGTACTTGTATCCGGATCCAGACCGCACTCAATAGTTGACTCCCTGAATTTTGGGAACCCCGAAGACATGGAGGCAATGGGTGAATTTGTTGAATCTGTCCGCGCCATCGGTGACTTTTGCAGGAAATTTTCGCTGCCAGTGGTTGCTGGAAACGTCAGTCTCTACAACGGATCGAGCAGCTCGCATATCATTCCGACCCCGACAATAATGGTCTCGGGAATTGCGGATGACGTGGGGAAGTTGGTTAGCCCTGAATTTAAGAGCGCGGATCACTTGATAATACTGATTGGAAATAGTCCACCGGACCTCTCTGGAAGCCTCTATTTGCACTATCTTGGAGTTAGATCTAATGATTATCCACCTGTTGACCTTGACGAACTTAAGAGTATAGCGGCAGGGTTTCATAAAGCGTTTAAGGGCGGGCTGATTAAAGCTGCTCACGACGTTTCTAGCGGCGGCGTAGCGATGGCACTACTTGAGATGGCTTTCGGAAAAGGAATTGGATTTTCAGTCGACCTATCGGAAATTTCAAATGGAAGGTTTAGTCAGAAACTTTTCAGCGAAATAGGAAACAGGTTACTGGTAGAAGTGGATCAGAAGGACCTGAAAAAATTACAGGAATGCTTTGAAGATGTAAGGCTCGCGGTTGTTGGAAAAACTGGCAGTAAGAACGTCAAGTTTGAGGATTCAGGCATCGTCTATATTGACTACGACCTTGAAACCTTCAGAAATGCCTGGGAACATGGGCTTGATGATTTCATTTAA
- a CDS encoding DUF981 domain-containing protein has product MTFVDPLAVMLIGLAMGTLLGAFYFFFSARGDKEQIKSLVIPAIGVGLFNIVSGFYMSFSWVMTGFATKYNMEFGDPLLLFGIVLLVSAVMIYKDMHLGLMPLLIMLVGIYVLVGAYNILDYSMESGNDLITSMGLYIFDGIGALLAPVLYIKPTTSTGKILYYIEWIILGIGTVFALIIGYGAFNQHVGSPP; this is encoded by the coding sequence ATGACATTTGTTGATCCTTTGGCCGTGATGTTGATCGGCTTAGCAATGGGTACGCTCCTAGGTGCATTTTATTTCTTCTTCTCAGCTAGGGGAGACAAGGAGCAGATTAAGAGTTTGGTAATACCAGCAATCGGTGTGGGTCTGTTCAATATTGTGAGCGGATTTTACATGTCCTTCTCATGGGTAATGACGGGATTCGCAACAAAATACAACATGGAATTCGGAGATCCACTTCTTCTCTTTGGTATTGTATTGCTTGTCTCTGCAGTGATGATATATAAGGACATGCATCTTGGTCTTATGCCCTTGCTGATCATGCTGGTTGGCATCTATGTTCTGGTTGGAGCTTATAACATACTTGATTATAGTATGGAAAGTGGAAACGACCTGATTACTTCAATGGGACTGTACATTTTTGATGGAATCGGTGCTCTCCTTGCTCCAGTGCTTTACATTAAGCCTACGACATCCACTGGAAAGATTCTCTACTATATCGAGTGGATTATACTGGGTATAGGTACTGTATTCGCACTAATTATTGGATATGGAGCATTTAACCAGCACGTAGGAAGCCCTCCGTAA
- a CDS encoding DUF120 domain-containing protein translates to MKSGIAKDYQLYLALKAIKKLIGRESSRNISSGEVAKLMGISQQSASRIIIKLGAEKYINRVLENRKQDISLTENGLDILFSELDSLSRILDMSDIITIEGEVKSGLGEGRYYISRKSYIIQFQEKLGYIPYLGTLNIKVGREFENELRRLRNSSGIHIDGFQTEDRTFGPVKAFKAKIDSIDCAAILPERTVYSDVLEIISSQYLRDMLKLVDDSKVSVKIEIGSQSKSS, encoded by the coding sequence ATGAAATCAGGAATAGCTAAGGATTATCAGCTTTATCTGGCACTTAAAGCCATAAAGAAACTTATAGGAAGAGAATCGTCCAGAAATATATCTTCAGGTGAAGTCGCAAAGCTAATGGGAATAAGCCAGCAATCCGCTTCTAGGATCATAATAAAACTAGGGGCAGAGAAATATATAAACAGGGTACTGGAAAATAGAAAGCAGGACATTTCGCTTACAGAGAATGGTTTAGACATTCTTTTCTCGGAACTAGATTCTCTCTCGCGTATACTGGATATGTCTGACATAATAACAATTGAAGGGGAAGTGAAGAGTGGACTTGGTGAAGGTAGATACTACATTTCAAGAAAATCATATATTATTCAGTTTCAGGAAAAGTTGGGATACATTCCATACCTGGGGACACTTAATATTAAGGTTGGACGGGAATTCGAGAACGAATTGAGACGCCTCAGGAACAGCTCAGGTATACACATAGATGGGTTCCAGACAGAGGATAGGACCTTTGGACCGGTAAAGGCTTTCAAGGCAAAGATAGACAGCATCGACTGCGCCGCAATATTGCCAGAAAGAACAGTCTACTCTGATGTTCTTGAAATAATATCAAGTCAGTACCTACGCGATATGCTCAAGCTGGTCGATGATTCCAAGGTATCGGTCAAGATAGAGATAGGTTCTCAATCAAAATCCAGCTAA
- a CDS encoding translation initiation factor IF-2 subunit beta encodes MTNDYEELLEKASGMLAKSNTSDSRLKIPEPDVITEGKSTIIRNFLDITDLINREPQVIAKYLMKEFGIGVTISGRRLIINRKLSASQISKKFSQYMDSYVKCYECGSPDTEIHRVGRIDLLTCKACGAQHPIKLTRDSKSNEADLEEGKQYNITINEVGKSGEGRTNYKGYSIIVAGGKKGENLRVLIKKIRNGTAIAEIVSKN; translated from the coding sequence ATGACAAACGATTACGAAGAGCTTCTGGAAAAGGCGTCGGGGATGCTTGCAAAGTCAAATACCAGCGATAGCAGACTTAAGATACCGGAACCTGACGTAATCACCGAGGGCAAATCTACCATAATCAGGAATTTTCTCGATATAACTGATCTCATCAATCGGGAACCGCAGGTTATTGCGAAATATCTAATGAAGGAATTTGGCATTGGTGTGACCATCAGTGGGAGAAGACTCATAATTAACAGGAAGCTGTCCGCTTCACAGATTTCAAAGAAATTCTCACAATATATGGACTCTTACGTGAAGTGCTACGAATGCGGATCACCTGACACAGAGATCCACAGGGTCGGCAGAATAGATCTGCTTACTTGTAAAGCATGCGGGGCCCAACACCCTATCAAGTTAACAAGGGATTCAAAATCTAACGAAGCCGATCTGGAAGAAGGGAAGCAATATAATATAACTATTAACGAAGTTGGGAAATCCGGCGAAGGGAGAACCAATTATAAAGGTTACTCAATAATTGTTGCTGGGGGCAAAAAGGGCGAGAATCTCAGGGTTCTTATTAAAAAAATCAGGAATGGTACAGCGATTGCGGAAATAGTCTCAAAAAACTGA
- a CDS encoding ribbon-helix-helix domain-containing protein, with translation MENKDTKITIRITEGEVEEIDNFLKSTARFASRSEFIRFAALEYISQNRITILGPNEISLRLDKIMEQTLALAIRQGYFNDRSDAITEILNVARSSGLISKIIDSKNNEFRAVMDKSTGARVEDLSLRTKIDRSNDDEEKS, from the coding sequence TTGGAGAACAAGGACACAAAGATAACCATCAGAATCACTGAAGGCGAAGTTGAGGAGATAGATAATTTCCTCAAATCCACTGCGAGATTTGCCAGCAGATCTGAATTCATCAGATTTGCTGCTCTTGAATACATCTCTCAAAACAGAATTACAATACTTGGTCCAAATGAAATTTCGCTCAGGCTGGACAAGATAATGGAGCAGACGTTAGCGCTGGCCATAAGACAGGGCTATTTCAACGACAGGAGTGATGCAATAACAGAAATCCTCAATGTTGCCAGATCTAGCGGATTGATCTCAAAAATAATTGATTCAAAGAACAATGAGTTCAGGGCGGTCATGGACAAGTCTACTGGGGCTAGGGTAGAAGACCTTTCCTTGAGAACCAAGATAGATCGGAGTAATGACGACGAGGAAAAATCATAG